The following are encoded together in the Candidatus Binatia bacterium genome:
- a CDS encoding 30S ribosomal protein S1, producing the protein MVRRHEEELEVKDDGADEAEAEAKPRKRRTTTRLIHQDDDEELFTSPGAAGAVEVDGEDEAGAMGQWLQLYEESLQDLEEGEIVRGRVLKIDDKEVTVDVGFKSEGVIPVEEFPDLEGVKVGDEIEVFLEKTENQDGLVVLSKQRADFVKVWDRVKAAADQGELVEGRLMRKIKGGVVVDLYGVEAFLPGSQIALRQVQNVDSLLGQSMEFKIIKLNKRRRNIVVSRRAVLEEHRAKQKSEIIQELAKDQIREGQVKNITDFGAFVDLGGIDGLLHITDMSWGRVSHPSELVSIGDKVKVKVLSFDPEKERISLGMKQLTAYPWEDVDKRYNVSQRVKGKVVSITDYGAFVELEKGIEGLIHISEMSWTRHVRHPSKVVAIGDEVEAMILKIDKDNEKISLGLKQIEPDPWLTLDERFPIGTRLSGKVRNLTNFGAFVEIEEGIDGLVHISDMSWTRRVAHPSEILKKGDKVDVVVLSIDKDARRISLGLKQVSDDPWPTLAERYLPDIIVKGTVVRLLDRGVIVDLEDGLEGFIPLSQLGVDGLKKPSDSFKPGDTLDLKVTRVDTQAHRIILSAKAWVADQDRAGQESFQERFKPSPSAAEEPGEPAPVAEGSDDTTVA; encoded by the coding sequence ATGGTTCGACGTCACGAAGAAGAGCTGGAAGTGAAGGACGATGGCGCGGATGAGGCGGAGGCCGAAGCCAAGCCGCGGAAGCGGCGCACGACCACCAGGCTGATCCATCAGGACGACGACGAGGAGCTGTTCACCTCGCCGGGCGCCGCGGGAGCGGTCGAGGTCGACGGCGAGGACGAAGCGGGCGCCATGGGGCAATGGCTCCAGCTCTACGAGGAGTCGCTTCAGGACCTCGAAGAGGGGGAGATCGTCCGCGGGCGGGTGCTCAAGATCGACGACAAGGAAGTCACCGTCGACGTGGGCTTCAAGTCCGAGGGGGTCATCCCGGTCGAGGAGTTCCCCGACCTCGAAGGCGTGAAGGTCGGCGACGAGATCGAGGTCTTCCTCGAGAAGACCGAGAACCAGGACGGCCTGGTCGTCCTCTCCAAGCAGCGCGCCGATTTCGTCAAGGTCTGGGACCGCGTCAAGGCGGCCGCCGACCAGGGCGAGCTGGTCGAGGGGCGGCTCATGCGGAAGATCAAGGGCGGCGTGGTCGTCGACCTCTATGGGGTCGAGGCCTTCCTCCCGGGCTCGCAGATCGCGCTGCGCCAGGTGCAGAACGTCGACTCGCTGCTCGGCCAGTCGATGGAATTCAAGATCATCAAGCTGAACAAGCGGCGCCGGAACATCGTGGTCTCGCGGCGCGCGGTGCTCGAGGAGCACCGGGCGAAGCAGAAGAGCGAGATCATCCAGGAGCTGGCCAAGGACCAGATCCGCGAGGGCCAGGTCAAGAACATCACCGACTTCGGCGCGTTCGTGGACCTGGGCGGCATCGACGGCCTGCTCCACATCACCGACATGTCCTGGGGCCGCGTCAGCCATCCCTCCGAGCTGGTCTCGATCGGCGACAAGGTGAAGGTGAAGGTCCTCTCCTTCGATCCCGAGAAGGAGCGCATCTCCCTCGGCATGAAGCAGCTCACGGCGTATCCGTGGGAGGACGTGGACAAGCGCTACAACGTCAGCCAGCGCGTGAAGGGGAAAGTAGTCTCGATCACCGATTACGGCGCCTTCGTGGAGCTGGAGAAGGGGATCGAGGGGCTCATCCACATCTCCGAGATGTCCTGGACTCGCCACGTGCGTCACCCGAGCAAGGTCGTCGCGATCGGGGACGAGGTCGAGGCGATGATCCTGAAGATCGACAAGGACAACGAGAAGATCTCGCTCGGTCTGAAGCAGATCGAGCCCGATCCGTGGCTCACGCTGGACGAACGCTTCCCGATCGGCACCCGGCTCTCGGGGAAGGTCCGCAACCTGACCAACTTCGGGGCCTTCGTGGAGATCGAGGAGGGGATCGACGGACTGGTCCACATCAGCGACATGTCGTGGACCCGCCGGGTCGCCCACCCCAGCGAGATCTTGAAGAAGGGCGACAAGGTGGACGTGGTGGTGCTCTCCATCGACAAGGACGCGCGCCGGATCAGCCTCGGGCTGAAGCAGGTGAGCGACGATCCCTGGCCCACGCTGGCCGAGCGCTACCTCCCCGACATCATCGTGAAGGGGACGGTGGTCCGGCTTCTGGACCGCGGCGTCATCGTGGACCTCGAAGACGGTCTCGAAGGGTTCATCCCGCTCTCGCAGCTGGGCGTGGACGGACTGAAGAAGCCGTCGGACAGCTTCAAGCCGGGTGACACGCTGGACCTCAAGGTCACGCGCGTCGACACGCAGGCACACCGCATCATCCTGAGCGCCAAGGCCTGGGTCGCCGATCAGGACCGGGCGGGCCAGGAGTCGTTCCAGGAGCGGTTCAAGCCCTCGCCCTCGGCAGCCGAGGAGCCGGGGGAGCCGGCGCCGGTCGCTGAAGGAAGCGACGACACGACGGTCGCGTAG
- a CDS encoding prephenate dehydrogenase, which translates to MTERPTPDAPPRRVAILGLGLMGGSLGLALRAADPGARVLGFDEDDAAARRALERGAMTERLRDPGAVPAETEVVALAMPPGAAAGWVRGLGDAVPPGAIVMDLSSIMLPALAASLETPSLADRFVPAHPLAGSESSGIESARADLYRGAAVLIGLPLEAGRPGGRAAALWRALGARPASIAPALHDALVALTSHLPYVASVALVRTLRRTGSMTRALAETAGPGLRDTTRVAGSPPALWAEILERNGPKLLPALELLEREVRALRHAIQEGGPALRACLEEARSFREEIVR; encoded by the coding sequence GTGACGGAGCGCCCGACCCCGGACGCCCCGCCCCGGCGGGTCGCGATCCTCGGACTCGGCCTGATGGGCGGCTCGCTGGGGCTGGCACTCCGCGCGGCCGATCCCGGAGCGCGCGTCCTCGGCTTCGACGAAGACGACGCCGCGGCGCGCCGCGCGCTGGAGCGCGGCGCCATGACGGAGCGGCTGCGCGATCCCGGCGCCGTTCCCGCCGAGACCGAGGTCGTGGCGCTCGCCATGCCTCCGGGCGCCGCGGCCGGCTGGGTCCGCGGTCTCGGCGACGCCGTTCCCCCCGGAGCCATCGTGATGGATCTCTCGAGCATCATGCTGCCCGCCCTCGCGGCGTCCCTGGAGACGCCGTCCCTCGCCGACCGGTTCGTGCCGGCGCATCCGCTCGCCGGCTCGGAGTCCTCGGGGATCGAGTCCGCCCGCGCCGATCTCTATCGCGGCGCCGCCGTGCTGATCGGGCTTCCGCTGGAGGCGGGTAGGCCCGGGGGACGGGCGGCGGCGCTCTGGCGCGCGCTGGGCGCGCGCCCCGCCTCGATCGCGCCGGCGCTGCACGACGCGCTGGTCGCGCTCACGAGCCATCTGCCGTACGTCGCTTCGGTCGCGCTCGTGCGCACGCTGCGCCGTACGGGGTCGATGACGCGCGCGCTGGCCGAGACGGCGGGGCCCGGGCTGCGCGACACCACGCGCGTGGCGGGCTCGCCGCCGGCGCTCTGGGCGGAGATCCTCGAGCGGAACGGACCGAAGCTCCTTCCCGCGCTCGAGCTGCTCGAACGCGAGGTGCGCGCCCTGCGCCACGCCATCCAGGAAGGGGGGCCCGCGCTCCGCGCGTGCCTGGAAGAGGCCCGGTCGTTCCGGGAGGAGATCGTGCGATGA
- the ispH gene encoding 4-hydroxy-3-methylbut-2-enyl diphosphate reductase, whose protein sequence is MEVVVADNAGFCFGVKRAIKMATDTLDQAQGPVKSLGQLIHNPQVVNLFHRRGLEVVSDLTELAPDGTVVIRSHGVGPEVHEQAATRGLNVVDTTCPFVTKAQQYAAKLIADNYKVVMIGDAHHPEVIGVVAHTQGKAIVIDTVEEAEKLKFIPRMGVVFQTTHSIGHVQEVVGALLKRGKEVRVFNTLCGATTSMQKTAVELAPSVDAMVIIGGRQSANTAQLAEVCRKVNPRVHQVESAEEIDPSWFTGVRRVGVSAGASTPDEVIAEVVARLTDLEPGQARSA, encoded by the coding sequence ATGGAAGTCGTCGTCGCGGACAACGCCGGGTTCTGCTTCGGGGTGAAGCGCGCCATCAAGATGGCGACCGACACCCTCGACCAGGCGCAGGGTCCCGTGAAGTCGCTCGGCCAGCTCATTCACAATCCGCAGGTGGTGAATCTCTTCCACCGGCGCGGACTGGAAGTGGTGAGCGATCTGACCGAGCTGGCTCCGGACGGCACCGTGGTGATCCGCTCCCACGGCGTCGGGCCCGAGGTGCACGAGCAGGCGGCGACGAGGGGGCTCAACGTGGTGGACACGACCTGCCCCTTCGTCACCAAGGCGCAGCAGTACGCGGCGAAGCTGATCGCCGACAACTACAAGGTCGTCATGATCGGCGACGCGCATCACCCGGAAGTGATCGGCGTGGTGGCGCACACGCAGGGCAAGGCGATCGTCATCGACACCGTCGAAGAGGCGGAGAAGCTGAAGTTCATCCCGCGCATGGGCGTCGTGTTCCAGACGACCCATTCGATCGGCCACGTGCAGGAGGTGGTCGGCGCGTTGCTGAAGCGCGGGAAGGAAGTGCGGGTGTTCAACACCCTGTGCGGCGCGACGACGTCGATGCAGAAGACGGCCGTCGAGCTCGCGCCCTCGGTGGACGCGATGGTGATCATCGGCGGCCGTCAGAGCGCGAACACGGCGCAGCTGGCCGAGGTCTGCCGCAAGGTGAATCCGCGGGTGCACCAGGTCGAGTCGGCCGAAGAGATCGACCCGTCCTGGTTCACCGGCGTCCGCCGGGTCGGCGTCTCGGCGGGGGCGTCCACGCCCGACGAAGTGATCGCCGAAGTGGTCGCACGCCTCACCGATCTGGAGCCGGGCCAGGCCCGCTCCGCGTAG
- the hisC gene encoding histidinol-phosphate transaminase yields the protein MTLKAMDPIRPEIRSLTPYVPGKPVEELERELGITGAVKLASNENPLGPSPLAVAAIAAAAHGVNRYPDGSSFYLREALSAHWNVSPEWIAVGSGSNDLIDVLCRIYLGAGDEAIMSHPAFVMFAVAVKVAGGTLKRVPGRDLFHDPDAMLAAITSRTKLVYFSNPDNPTGTIVRRRAMDDYFRRVPDHVLTIVDEAYFEYVTDPEYPNALDYLRQGKRVAVLRTFSKIYALAGLRVGYGFFPEDLAAVVHRVRLPFNVTTVGQAAARASLADPEQVLRSRHVNAEGISFLERALPERGIRVTPSWANFVLAKFPGSAVEATRTLERLGVIIRPMTSFGLPAEYARISVGTRLENDRLIEALAKAT from the coding sequence ATGACGCTCAAAGCGATGGATCCAATCCGTCCTGAGATTCGAAGCCTCACGCCCTACGTGCCCGGAAAACCCGTCGAAGAGCTGGAGCGCGAGCTCGGCATCACGGGCGCCGTCAAGCTCGCCTCGAACGAAAATCCGCTCGGCCCCTCGCCGCTGGCCGTGGCCGCCATCGCCGCCGCGGCGCACGGGGTGAACCGCTATCCCGACGGCTCGTCGTTCTACCTCCGCGAAGCGCTGAGCGCGCATTGGAACGTGTCGCCCGAGTGGATCGCGGTCGGCTCGGGGTCGAACGACCTGATCGACGTCCTCTGCCGCATCTATCTCGGCGCGGGGGACGAGGCGATCATGTCGCACCCGGCGTTCGTCATGTTCGCCGTCGCGGTGAAGGTGGCGGGCGGGACGCTGAAGCGCGTGCCCGGACGGGACCTGTTCCACGATCCCGACGCCATGCTGGCCGCCATCACCAGCCGCACCAAGCTGGTCTACTTCTCGAACCCCGACAATCCCACCGGAACGATCGTCCGGCGGCGCGCCATGGACGACTACTTCCGGCGCGTCCCCGACCACGTGCTCACGATCGTGGACGAGGCCTACTTCGAGTACGTCACCGATCCCGAATACCCCAACGCGCTCGACTACCTGCGCCAGGGGAAACGGGTCGCCGTGCTCCGCACCTTCTCGAAGATCTACGCGCTGGCCGGGCTCCGCGTCGGCTACGGCTTCTTCCCGGAAGATCTCGCGGCCGTGGTTCATCGCGTCCGGCTGCCGTTCAACGTCACCACGGTGGGGCAGGCGGCCGCGCGCGCCAGCCTGGCCGATCCGGAGCAGGTGCTCCGCAGCCGCCACGTGAACGCCGAGGGGATCTCCTTCCTCGAGCGCGCGCTCCCGGAGCGGGGGATCCGCGTGACCCCCTCCTGGGCGAACTTCGTGCTCGCGAAGTTCCCCGGCTCGGCGGTGGAAGCCACCCGCACGCTGGAGCGTCTGGGCGTGATCATCCGACCGATGACCTCCTTCGGGCTCCCGGCCGAGTACGCGCGGATCAGCGTCGGCACCCGGCTCGAGAACGACCGGCTGATCGAGGCGCTCGCCAAAGCGACGTGA
- the aroA gene encoding 3-phosphoshikimate 1-carboxyvinyltransferase, producing MSRAATRPGKPLRGETTVPGDKSVTQRAVLLGALAPGTTRIRGGNPGADARAALGLARALGARVRTSRAEWILEGGTLAESDTVLDAKNSGTALRLATGLLAAQPFLSVLTGDASLRRRPVDRVIAPLRLLGADVHARSRDRLPPVVVRGTALHGAHVDTKVASAQVKSALLFAAIQASGATIVEEPVATRDHTERMLPLFGARVVREGRAARVTGPAALHGAEIEVPGDLSAAAFLVAAAALVPRSEITIRGVGANPTRTAFLDLLARMGAVIERQEPRAAGEEPVADLHVKAGGLRPVTVGEDEAPRLIDELPMVAVLAAFAKGRSEIRGARELRVKESDRIATVAVALRAAGGVVDELEDGWIIEGKGSLRGGRVDAAGDHRVAMAFLVAGLAAKEGVTVEGADAAAISDPDFLDRLRSLRR from the coding sequence ATGAGCCGCGCCGCCACGCGTCCCGGAAAGCCGCTCCGCGGCGAGACCACGGTCCCGGGGGACAAGTCGGTCACGCAGCGCGCGGTGCTCCTAGGCGCGCTCGCGCCGGGAACGACGCGGATCCGCGGGGGAAACCCCGGCGCCGACGCGCGCGCCGCGCTGGGCCTCGCGCGGGCGCTGGGCGCGCGCGTCCGGACCTCCCGCGCCGAGTGGATCCTCGAGGGGGGAACGCTCGCCGAGAGCGACACGGTGCTCGACGCGAAGAACTCGGGGACCGCGCTCCGCCTGGCGACCGGCCTTCTCGCCGCGCAGCCGTTCCTTTCCGTGCTCACGGGCGACGCCTCGCTGCGCCGCCGGCCGGTGGACCGCGTCATCGCGCCGCTCCGCCTGCTCGGCGCCGACGTGCACGCGCGCTCGCGCGACCGCCTGCCCCCCGTCGTCGTCCGCGGAACCGCGCTCCACGGCGCGCACGTGGACACCAAGGTGGCGAGCGCCCAGGTGAAGAGCGCGCTCCTCTTCGCCGCGATCCAGGCGTCGGGAGCGACGATCGTGGAGGAGCCGGTCGCGACGCGCGACCACACCGAGCGGATGCTCCCGCTCTTCGGCGCGCGCGTCGTCCGCGAGGGGCGCGCCGCTCGCGTGACCGGTCCGGCCGCGCTCCACGGCGCCGAGATCGAAGTGCCGGGGGACCTCTCGGCGGCCGCCTTCCTCGTGGCCGCGGCCGCCCTCGTCCCGCGATCGGAGATCACGATCCGCGGCGTCGGCGCCAATCCGACCCGGACCGCGTTCCTCGATCTCCTCGCGCGGATGGGCGCCGTCATCGAGCGGCAGGAGCCGAGGGCCGCGGGCGAAGAGCCGGTGGCCGACCTCCACGTGAAGGCGGGCGGGCTCCGTCCCGTTACGGTCGGGGAGGACGAGGCGCCGCGCCTCATCGACGAGCTGCCGATGGTCGCGGTGCTCGCCGCGTTCGCGAAAGGGCGGAGCGAGATCCGCGGCGCTCGCGAGCTGCGCGTGAAGGAGTCGGACCGGATCGCAACCGTGGCCGTCGCACTCCGCGCGGCCGGAGGCGTCGTGGACGAGCTGGAGGACGGCTGGATCATCGAGGGGAAAGGCTCGCTGCGCGGCGGCCGCGTGGACGCGGCGGGGGACCACCGCGTCGCGATGGCCTTCCTCGTGGCCGGCCTCGCCGCGAAGGAAGGCGTCACGGTGGAAGGCGCCGACGCGGCCGCGATCTCGGACCCCGATTTTCTCGACAGGCTCCGGAGCCTTCGCCGTTGA
- a CDS encoding tetratricopeptide repeat protein, which produces MAPLFTWVAVVGALAAVGYAAWLFSRDANTGPPRPETPYQRGVHALLAGDKDAALEAFADTVQEDSGNIDAYIHLGNLLRERGEAARALDLHRKLTARAARTPSQDKAIREALVLDWIAVGRPQEAIAEASALRERERKNGSGLPLLLQAYEAGGEWDHAYDVRVEMAKARGEKETAALARYRAAIGEVYLRNEQLEEAARHFKAALKMERDLPVALLRMGDIYYETNHPDRAMALWEGLAAAHPEHSHLVLERLEVSYFERGRFGDLAPLYEQMLQKNPRDARILLALARMHMKRGDLSEATHAAREALTVDPHSLEARLLVIEIHRRLGDPARALNEVDSLLRELGGSAPLTCPKCGERAEEYWSRCPSCLAWMERA; this is translated from the coding sequence ATGGCGCCGCTGTTCACCTGGGTGGCGGTGGTGGGGGCGCTGGCGGCGGTGGGGTATGCGGCGTGGCTCTTCTCGCGCGACGCGAACACCGGCCCGCCCCGTCCGGAGACGCCCTACCAGCGCGGCGTGCACGCGCTGCTCGCGGGGGACAAGGACGCCGCGCTCGAGGCCTTCGCCGATACCGTCCAGGAAGACAGCGGGAACATCGACGCCTACATCCATCTCGGCAATCTCCTTCGCGAGCGCGGCGAGGCCGCGCGCGCCCTCGATCTGCACCGGAAGCTCACCGCGCGCGCGGCGCGCACCCCCTCCCAGGACAAGGCGATTCGCGAGGCCCTGGTGCTCGACTGGATCGCCGTGGGACGGCCCCAGGAGGCGATCGCGGAGGCCTCGGCGCTGCGCGAGCGGGAACGGAAGAACGGCAGCGGCCTCCCGCTCCTGCTCCAGGCCTACGAGGCGGGCGGCGAATGGGACCATGCCTACGACGTGCGGGTCGAGATGGCGAAAGCGCGCGGCGAGAAGGAGACCGCGGCGCTCGCCCGTTACCGGGCCGCGATCGGCGAGGTCTATCTCCGGAACGAGCAGCTGGAGGAGGCGGCGCGGCACTTCAAGGCGGCGCTCAAGATGGAGCGCGATCTCCCCGTGGCGCTGCTCCGGATGGGGGACATCTACTATGAGACGAACCATCCCGACCGGGCCATGGCGCTCTGGGAGGGACTCGCGGCCGCGCACCCCGAGCACTCGCACCTGGTGCTCGAGCGGCTCGAGGTCTCCTATTTCGAGCGGGGCCGCTTCGGCGACCTGGCGCCCCTCTACGAGCAGATGCTGCAGAAGAACCCGCGCGACGCGCGGATCCTGCTCGCGCTGGCGCGCATGCACATGAAGCGCGGCGATCTCTCCGAGGCGACGCACGCGGCGCGCGAGGCCCTGACCGTGGATCCCCATTCGCTCGAGGCGCGGCTGCTCGTGATCGAGATCCACCGCCGCCTGGGCGATCCCGCGCGGGCGTTGAACGAGGTGGACTCGCTGCTGCGCGAGCTGGGCGGCTCGGCGCCGCTCACCTGCCCCAAGTGCGGGGAGCGCGCCGAGGAATACTGGTCGCGCTGCCCCTCCTGTCTCGCCTGGATGGAGCGCGCGTGA
- a CDS encoding LapA family protein, whose translation MWFLRNVLWLAVMILVVGFAILNMRESVTAINLPGHVYRSIPVNVAVFAAFATGMFLAFLLVLFQVLKARSEVAAIERQKQELERELAELRNLPLEGLALGSKAGGGR comes from the coding sequence ATGTGGTTTCTCCGGAACGTCCTTTGGCTCGCCGTCATGATCCTCGTCGTGGGCTTCGCGATCCTGAACATGCGCGAGAGCGTGACGGCGATCAACCTGCCCGGGCACGTCTACCGCTCCATTCCGGTCAATGTCGCGGTGTTCGCCGCGTTCGCCACGGGAATGTTCCTCGCGTTCCTGCTGGTGCTCTTTCAGGTGTTGAAGGCCCGCTCCGAGGTCGCGGCGATCGAGCGGCAGAAGCAGGAGCTGGAACGGGAGCTGGCGGAGCTCCGTAACCTTCCGCTCGAGGGGCTGGCGCTCGGGTCCAAGGCCGGCGGGGGACGCTGA
- the mtaB gene encoding tRNA (N(6)-L-threonylcarbamoyladenosine(37)-C(2))-methylthiotransferase MtaB, with the protein MPYFQRPGATAKAPRVFYFTLGCRLNQHDTAAMRASLGDAGWAEAREGEAADVVVVNTCTVTARADQEARQAIRRLAREHPGARVVVTGCYAQRAPREVAAIPGVSDVLGTAERDTIAERLGAPRAGAPADPNAPAAPPRGPVIAAAPARAKRPAASAAVPAPVPIAFGRTRALLKVQDGCDAFCSYCVVPYVRGRSRSLPLAEATDRARRLLESGFHEIVLTGADLGAYGRDLGRRGLLAALIEAILDLGASHRVRISSIEPNKVDPSLLALAESEPRLCRHFHLPLQSGSPAVLGAMRRPYDPSAYARLVERLAGGGPAAIGADVIVGHPGEGEAEFEETYRFVEALPVTHLHVFRYSPRPGTRAALHNDAAPLAVARERSERLRVLADAKRDAFHRSLIGSLRPAIVEGARPSVEPCVAMTDVYAPVRLEQRPPAGGIVPVRVDALRDGALLGSAPG; encoded by the coding sequence ATGCCGTATTTCCAACGACCCGGGGCGACCGCGAAGGCGCCCCGGGTTTTCTATTTCACGCTGGGCTGCCGCCTGAACCAGCACGACACCGCGGCCATGCGCGCCTCACTCGGAGACGCCGGATGGGCCGAGGCGCGCGAGGGGGAAGCGGCGGACGTGGTGGTGGTGAACACCTGCACCGTGACCGCGCGCGCCGACCAGGAGGCGCGTCAGGCGATCCGGCGCCTTGCGCGCGAGCACCCCGGGGCCCGCGTCGTCGTGACGGGGTGCTACGCGCAGCGCGCGCCCCGCGAAGTGGCCGCGATCCCGGGCGTGTCGGACGTGCTCGGCACGGCGGAGCGCGACACGATCGCCGAGCGGCTCGGCGCGCCGCGCGCGGGCGCGCCTGCTGATCCGAACGCGCCGGCGGCGCCGCCCCGCGGGCCGGTGATCGCCGCGGCGCCGGCGCGCGCGAAGCGGCCGGCCGCTTCGGCTGCCGTCCCGGCCCCCGTCCCGATCGCATTCGGACGGACGCGCGCGCTGCTCAAGGTGCAGGACGGCTGCGACGCCTTCTGCTCCTACTGCGTGGTTCCGTACGTGCGCGGGAGGAGCCGGAGCCTGCCTCTCGCCGAGGCGACGGACCGGGCGCGGCGTCTTCTCGAGTCGGGATTTCACGAGATCGTCCTCACGGGAGCCGATCTGGGCGCCTACGGGCGCGATCTGGGCCGCCGCGGGCTCCTCGCCGCCCTGATCGAAGCGATCCTCGACCTCGGCGCCTCGCACCGGGTGCGGATCTCCTCCATCGAGCCGAACAAGGTGGACCCGTCGCTGCTCGCGCTGGCGGAATCGGAGCCGCGCCTCTGCCGCCATTTCCACCTGCCGCTCCAGAGCGGCTCGCCCGCGGTGCTCGGCGCGATGCGCCGCCCCTACGATCCCTCGGCGTACGCCAGGCTGGTGGAGCGGCTCGCCGGCGGCGGCCCCGCGGCGATCGGGGCCGACGTGATCGTGGGACATCCCGGAGAAGGGGAGGCGGAGTTCGAGGAGACGTACCGTTTCGTCGAGGCGCTCCCGGTCACGCACCTGCACGTCTTCCGCTACTCGCCGCGTCCCGGCACGCGGGCGGCGCTCCACAACGACGCGGCGCCCCTCGCGGTGGCGCGCGAGCGGTCGGAGCGGCTCCGGGTTCTGGCCGACGCCAAGCGCGACGCCTTTCATCGAAGCCTCATCGGCTCGCTTCGCCCCGCCATCGTCGAGGGGGCGCGCCCGTCGGTCGAGCCCTGCGTCGCGATGACCGACGTCTACGCGCCGGTCCGGCTCGAGCAGCGGCCTCCGGCGGGAGGCATCGTTCCCGTGCGCGTGGACGCGCTTCGAGACGGGGCGCTCCTGGGTTCCGCCCCCGGTTGA
- the cmk gene encoding (d)CMP kinase translates to MKAFVVAIDGPAGAGKSATARAVARTLALPHVDSGAMYRAAAWVALQAGADLDSEAEMLRALEGVRFEPTPEGLRCGGRLLDGEIRTAEAGDAASRVAVHPGLRRRLVAIQRSFARPPGVVMEGRDIGTVVFPRADLKIFLEASAAVRALRRFRELEARGERPDLAAIEAMIRERDGRDQGRAESPLQPAEDAIRLDTSDLGLAEQVEVVTRWAELARRGPGPTRPFYWFGSRFVKRFSRTFLKFRIEGLDHVPRSGPLIAACNHISFWDPPLVGSNFPRVLHFVAKAELFQNKVFGAMLRGYNSIPIQRGTRARSGLLGAEEVLNGGGAVLIFPEGTRNKSGALLAPRAGIGRLAVVTRSPVLPIRISGSNQIRRSLRRQTLVRIVIGTPMTPPIRVEADRESMNTFAAAVMEAIAALPG, encoded by the coding sequence TTGAAGGCTTTCGTGGTCGCCATCGACGGTCCCGCCGGCGCCGGGAAGAGCGCGACCGCGCGCGCCGTGGCGCGGACCCTCGCGCTGCCGCACGTGGACTCGGGGGCGATGTACCGCGCGGCCGCCTGGGTCGCGCTGCAGGCGGGCGCCGACCTCGACTCCGAAGCGGAGATGCTCCGCGCGCTGGAGGGGGTCCGCTTCGAGCCGACGCCCGAGGGCCTCCGCTGCGGCGGACGGCTCCTCGACGGCGAGATCCGCACTGCCGAAGCCGGAGACGCCGCCTCCCGCGTCGCCGTCCATCCCGGGCTCCGCCGCCGGCTGGTGGCCATCCAGCGCTCGTTCGCGCGCCCCCCGGGCGTGGTCATGGAAGGGCGCGACATCGGCACCGTCGTCTTCCCGAGAGCCGACCTCAAGATCTTCCTCGAAGCCTCGGCGGCGGTGCGGGCCCTGCGCCGCTTTCGGGAGCTGGAGGCCCGGGGCGAGCGTCCCGATCTGGCCGCGATCGAGGCGATGATCCGGGAGCGGGACGGCCGCGACCAGGGGAGAGCGGAGAGCCCGCTCCAGCCGGCGGAAGACGCCATCCGGCTCGACACATCAGACCTCGGGCTGGCCGAACAGGTCGAGGTGGTGACCCGCTGGGCCGAGCTGGCCCGCCGGGGACCCGGTCCGACGAGGCCCTTCTACTGGTTCGGAAGCCGATTCGTGAAGCGGTTTTCGCGGACTTTCCTCAAGTTCCGCATCGAAGGGCTCGATCATGTGCCGCGGAGCGGGCCCCTGATCGCCGCCTGCAACCACATCAGCTTCTGGGATCCGCCCCTGGTGGGGTCCAATTTCCCCCGGGTCCTGCACTTCGTGGCGAAGGCGGAACTCTTCCAAAATAAGGTGTTTGGGGCGATGCTCCGGGGGTATAATTCGATCCCCATTCAGCGAGGCACCCGGGCGAGGTCGGGTTTGCTCGGCGCCGAGGAAGTGCTGAACGGGGGAGGTGCGGTTCTGATTTTCCCGGAGGGGACCCGCAACAAGAGCGGTGCCCTTCTGGCGCCTCGGGCCGGTATCGGCCGTCTCGCGGTCGTGACCCGGTCGCCGGTGCTCCCCATCCGGATCTCCGGGTCCAACCAGATTCGGCGCTCCCTGCGTCGCCAGACGCTCGTCCGGATCGTCATCGGCACGCCGATGACGCCGCCGATCCGCGTCGAGGCGGACCGGGAGTCCATGAACACATTCGCGGCGGCCGTCATGGAAGCGATCGCCGCGCTGCCGGGTTGA